A genomic window from Deltaproteobacteria bacterium includes:
- a CDS encoding twin-arginine translocation signal domain-containing protein, which translates to MTTKETSTDTKKTGVSRRKFLTGAAVATAGAATLGFPAILKAEGPITMRWQSTWPTKDIFHEYALDFAKKVNDMTGGDLKIEVLPAGSVVPAFGLLDAVSKGTLDGGHGVMVYHYGKQNALALWGSGPGFGMDADMLLAWHKYGGGKELLAKLYASIGANVVSFPYGPMFTQPLGWFKKPITKVEDLKGMKYRTVGLSVDVFNGMGASVNALPGGEIVPAMDRGLLEGAEFNNASSDRLLGFPDVSKVCMLQSYHQNAEDFEILFNKTKFDGLPAKMRALIEGAVEASSADMRWKSIDRYSKDYIGMQTQDKVKFYKTPDAILQAQLIAYDKVTAKKSVDNPMFKEILASQFAFAKRTVAWDMDYNVNRRMAYNHYFGKKAAPAKAAPAKAEPKK; encoded by the coding sequence ATGACAACGAAAGAAACGAGCACGGACACCAAGAAGACAGGCGTATCACGCCGCAAATTCCTGACCGGGGCCGCCGTGGCAACGGCCGGGGCCGCAACGCTGGGTTTCCCGGCGATTCTCAAAGCGGAGGGGCCGATTACGATGCGCTGGCAGAGTACCTGGCCAACCAAGGACATCTTTCACGAGTACGCTCTGGACTTCGCCAAGAAGGTCAACGACATGACGGGTGGTGATCTCAAGATCGAGGTGCTGCCCGCAGGCTCCGTGGTGCCGGCCTTCGGCCTACTCGATGCCGTGTCCAAGGGGACGTTAGATGGCGGCCACGGCGTGATGGTTTACCATTACGGCAAACAGAATGCACTGGCCTTGTGGGGCTCGGGTCCCGGCTTCGGCATGGACGCCGACATGCTGCTGGCCTGGCACAAGTACGGTGGCGGCAAGGAACTGCTGGCGAAGCTCTACGCGTCCATCGGCGCGAACGTGGTATCGTTTCCCTACGGGCCGATGTTTACGCAGCCGCTCGGATGGTTCAAGAAACCCATCACCAAGGTTGAGGACCTGAAGGGCATGAAGTACCGCACCGTAGGGCTTTCCGTTGACGTGTTCAACGGCATGGGTGCATCGGTGAACGCGCTGCCCGGCGGCGAGATCGTGCCGGCGATGGACCGCGGCCTGCTGGAAGGGGCGGAGTTCAACAATGCCTCCTCCGACCGCCTGCTCGGCTTTCCCGACGTCTCCAAGGTCTGCATGCTCCAGAGCTACCACCAGAACGCGGAGGATTTCGAGATTCTGTTCAACAAGACCAAGTTCGATGGGCTGCCGGCCAAGATGAGGGCGCTCATCGAGGGCGCCGTCGAGGCGTCCTCGGCCGACATGAGATGGAAGTCCATAGACCGCTACTCGAAGGATTACATCGGTATGCAGACCCAGGACAAGGTCAAGTTCTACAAGACCCCCGACGCTATCCTGCAAGCGCAGCTCATCGCCTACGATAAGGTCACGGCGAAGAAGTCGGTTGATAACCCCATGTTCAAGGAGATCCTCGCATCGCAGTTTGCGTTCGCGAAGCGCACAGTAGCTTGGGATATGGATTACAACGTCAACCGGCGCATGGCCTATAACCATTACTTCGGCAAGAAAGCCGCTCCCGCAAAGGCCGCACCCGCAAAGGCAGAACCGAAGAAATAG
- a CDS encoding amidase encodes MDKSQPVLSLMEALGGIKSRQFTSEEYTQSLLHRIALLDGKIQAWTWLKPEEALQAARRSDSYLHAGGAPGSLQGLPIGVKDIFATAGVPTEMGSPAFAGHVPKGSARVIERLETQGAFVMGKTVTTECAFFFPGKTRNPWNPLHTPGGSSSGSAAAVAAGFVPAALGTQTNGSVIRPAAFCGVVGFKPTQGAIPIEGALTFSHTLDQAGIFTRQVEDAAWLSASLAGESAGLLPAICARSTPPRLAAVKTPVWEQAEDYARQHFMDNIATLRKGGAQVDEVELPEIFSLAQQTIRTIMAAEAAFNLGELQLKQAPLLSPVLTDFLAEGRNVGAAVYLQALKIRQNLQNELERFLAKYDAAITPAATGEAPATLEQTGNPAFCSIWSLCGVPAITIPAGFGPRGLPLGLQIVGPQGKDDQVLSAAHWCEGLLSFPSWEEKQ; translated from the coding sequence ATGGACAAATCACAGCCTGTCTTAAGCCTGATGGAAGCCTTGGGGGGGATCAAGAGCCGGCAATTTACTTCCGAGGAGTACACCCAGTCGCTCCTGCACCGGATCGCCCTGCTGGATGGAAAAATCCAGGCCTGGACCTGGCTTAAGCCGGAGGAGGCGCTCCAGGCCGCCCGCCGTTCCGACAGTTATCTGCACGCCGGTGGCGCACCCGGCTCCCTCCAGGGCCTGCCCATAGGCGTAAAAGACATCTTCGCCACCGCCGGCGTGCCTACGGAAATGGGTTCTCCCGCCTTTGCGGGCCACGTTCCCAAAGGATCGGCCAGAGTGATTGAAAGGCTTGAGACACAGGGAGCCTTCGTTATGGGCAAGACCGTAACCACCGAATGCGCCTTCTTTTTCCCAGGAAAAACCCGTAATCCCTGGAATCCACTGCACACGCCGGGCGGGTCATCGAGCGGCTCCGCCGCCGCCGTCGCGGCTGGTTTTGTCCCGGCCGCCCTGGGTACGCAAACCAACGGTTCCGTCATCCGGCCCGCCGCCTTTTGCGGGGTTGTCGGCTTTAAACCGACCCAGGGCGCCATTCCCATCGAGGGCGCCCTGACCTTCAGCCACACCCTGGATCAGGCAGGCATCTTCACCCGTCAGGTGGAGGATGCTGCCTGGCTGTCGGCCTCCCTGGCCGGTGAAAGCGCGGGATTATTGCCGGCAATTTGCGCCCGCTCCACGCCTCCCCGCCTGGCGGCAGTGAAAACCCCGGTATGGGAACAGGCAGAGGATTATGCCCGGCAGCATTTCATGGATAATATCGCTACATTAAGAAAGGGCGGCGCCCAGGTGGACGAAGTGGAATTACCCGAGATATTCAGCCTCGCCCAACAGACGATCAGAACCATCATGGCGGCCGAGGCGGCCTTTAACCTGGGAGAACTGCAGCTCAAGCAGGCACCTCTTCTCAGCCCAGTCTTGACGGATTTTCTTGCCGAAGGAAGGAACGTAGGGGCGGCGGTCTATTTGCAGGCCCTGAAGATACGCCAAAACCTGCAAAACGAACTGGAGCGCTTCCTGGCCAAATACGATGCCGCTATCACGCCGGCCGCCACTGGCGAGGCGCCGGCAACGCTCGAACAGACGGGCAATCCCGCATTCTGCTCCATCTGGAGCCTCTGCGGCGTCCCGGCCATTACCATCCCGGCAGGTTTTGGTCCGCGTGGATTGCCCCTGGGATTGCAGATCGTGGGCCCGCAGGGGAAGGATGACCAGGTCTTGTCTGCGGCCCATTGGTGTGAAGGGTTGCTTTCCTTTCCTTCCTGGGAGGAAAAACAATGA
- a CDS encoding TRAP transporter small permease subunit yields MQKILITIDKISTFAGQTFSWLIVSLTFLITYEVFVRYAMDAPHAWAFDMMLQMYGTLFMMAGAYTLSKNGMVRGDVLYGFFPPRVQAALDLTLYILFFLPGITALCWAGYTYAGESWAIFEHSGITADGPPLYHFKTIIPVAGAFILVQGIVEMVRCVLCLKAGQWPSRIHDVEEVDVEKLKATVHVTDEDIAKLDAYVTHEKGGGK; encoded by the coding sequence ATGCAGAAAATACTGATCACCATTGACAAAATCAGCACGTTTGCGGGCCAGACGTTCTCCTGGCTGATCGTATCGCTCACCTTTCTGATCACCTACGAGGTGTTCGTCCGCTACGCTATGGACGCCCCCCATGCCTGGGCCTTCGATATGATGCTCCAGATGTACGGGACCCTGTTCATGATGGCGGGCGCCTACACCCTCTCGAAAAACGGCATGGTCCGCGGCGACGTCCTCTACGGTTTCTTCCCACCGCGTGTGCAGGCCGCCCTCGACCTGACGCTCTACATCCTCTTCTTCCTGCCGGGGATAACGGCGCTCTGCTGGGCCGGCTACACCTATGCCGGCGAGTCCTGGGCGATCTTCGAGCATTCGGGCATCACCGCCGACGGTCCCCCGCTCTACCACTTCAAGACGATCATCCCCGTTGCCGGGGCATTTATCCTCGTGCAGGGGATCGTCGAGATGGTCCGCTGTGTCTTGTGCCTTAAGGCCGGCCAGTGGCCCTCGCGCATCCACGACGTGGAGGAGGTGGACGTGGAGAAACTGAAGGCAACGGTGCATGTCACCGACGAGGATATCGCGAAGCTCGATGCGTACGTGACGCACGAGAAAGGGGGCGGCAAATGA
- a CDS encoding CoA transferase, with amino-acid sequence MVRSKDELIKFIEGQRKPCQYEGLPLEGKRVLDFSTVIAAPYTAALLGDAGAEVIKIENPDDPDALRTWGFIEASGIEPYYSVIGRNKFPVTINLKSADGKKLFRELVRKSDVLIENMRVGVMDRLGLGHEMLLQENPGLVIGKVSGYGMTGPHATQPGFGTLAEAFSGFSYLNGYPGGSPTSPPMALADFTTGVHLAFAVSLALIAAKRGERGGQVIDVSLYESLFGYLGPEFLSYTLTGAIPGPIGNELRAAAPRNNYQTKEGKWIAMSCSAQKPWETLAKAMGRAELISDPRFKTNVDRIKPENRLQLNTIIQQWYLTMTNEEALTICRREGITAGPIPNMEDIAKDEHYRERKTIIEMEDPATGIMLKMPDVTFRMLGRPGKIRFPGLPHGSANEVIYRDILGYSAEQIAKFKSEATI; translated from the coding sequence GTGGTCAGATCAAAAGATGAACTGATCAAATTTATCGAGGGGCAGAGAAAACCTTGCCAGTATGAAGGGTTGCCGCTGGAAGGGAAAAGGGTTCTCGATTTTTCGACGGTAATCGCTGCGCCCTATACGGCGGCGCTCCTGGGTGATGCGGGTGCTGAGGTCATCAAGATTGAGAACCCCGACGACCCGGATGCCTTGCGTACTTGGGGCTTTATTGAAGCAAGCGGGATCGAGCCGTACTATTCGGTTATCGGCCGCAATAAGTTCCCCGTAACCATCAACCTGAAAAGTGCCGACGGGAAAAAGCTGTTCCGGGAGCTGGTTCGCAAATCCGATGTCCTCATCGAGAACATGCGCGTGGGGGTCATGGATCGGCTGGGCCTCGGCCATGAAATGCTCCTGCAGGAAAACCCCGGCCTCGTTATTGGCAAGGTTTCCGGTTACGGCATGACGGGACCGCATGCCACCCAGCCCGGTTTCGGCACGCTGGCCGAGGCCTTCAGCGGATTTTCGTATCTGAACGGCTACCCGGGCGGCAGTCCCACCAGCCCTCCGATGGCGCTGGCGGACTTTACGACGGGCGTCCACCTGGCATTTGCCGTTTCGCTGGCGCTTATCGCGGCCAAAAGAGGCGAGCGGGGTGGGCAGGTCATTGATGTGTCCCTGTATGAATCCCTGTTCGGCTACCTGGGCCCCGAGTTCCTGAGTTATACCCTGACCGGTGCGATTCCCGGGCCGATCGGCAATGAGCTGAGGGCCGCTGCGCCGAGAAACAATTACCAGACCAAAGAAGGCAAATGGATTGCCATGTCCTGTTCCGCCCAAAAACCCTGGGAAACGCTGGCCAAGGCGATGGGGCGGGCGGAGCTGATCAGCGACCCGCGTTTCAAGACGAATGTGGACCGGATCAAACCTGAAAATCGCCTCCAACTCAATACCATTATCCAGCAGTGGTATCTGACCATGACCAATGAAGAAGCTCTGACAATCTGCCGTCGCGAGGGCATTACGGCCGGCCCGATTCCGAATATGGAAGACATTGCCAAAGACGAGCATTACCGGGAAAGAAAGACCATCATTGAGATGGAAGATCCCGCCACCGGTATCATGCTCAAAATGCCCGATGTCACCTTCCGCATGCTGGGCCGTCCCGGAAAAATACGCTTCCCCGGTCTTCCCCACGGGTCGGCCAATGAAGTCATCTATCGAGATATTCTGGGGTATTCAGCCGAGCAAATCGCAAAATTCAAGTCGGAAGCAACCATCTGA
- the mscL gene encoding large conductance mechanosensitive channel protein MscL: MIKEFKEFVMKGNVLDMAVGIIIGAAFGKVVTSFVSDVLMPPIGLLLGKVDFSNLFINMSGKTFESLAEAKKAGAATLNYGLFLNTTIDFLIVGFAVFLMVKQVNRLQRQPPPPAPNTRECPFCLTTIALKATRCPHCTSELLPR; the protein is encoded by the coding sequence ATGATTAAGGAATTTAAAGAGTTTGTCATGAAGGGAAATGTGCTTGACATGGCAGTGGGCATCATCATTGGTGCAGCCTTTGGTAAGGTGGTCACATCGTTTGTTAGTGATGTACTTATGCCCCCCATTGGCCTCCTGCTCGGTAAGGTAGATTTTAGCAATCTTTTCATCAACATGTCTGGTAAAACGTTCGAGTCACTGGCAGAAGCCAAAAAGGCAGGTGCGGCAACCTTGAACTACGGTCTTTTTCTTAACACGACGATTGATTTCCTGATAGTTGGCTTTGCCGTGTTTCTCATGGTCAAGCAGGTAAACCGCCTGCAGCGTCAGCCGCCGCCTCCTGCCCCCAACACACGCGAGTGTCCCTTCTGCTTGACCACTATCGCTCTCAAGGCCACCCGCTGCCCACACTGCACGTCAGAACTTCTTCCCCGGTAA
- the typA gene encoding translational GTPase TypA: MRKEKIRNIAIISHVDHGKTTLVDGMLRQTGTFNDHQVIEDRVMDSMDLEKERGITIMAKNTAIRYGDIKINIVDTPGHADFGGEVERSLNMVDGAILLVDASEGPLPQTRFVLKKALARKMPVILVINKIDRGDARIEEVINEVYDLFIDLDATEQQIEFPILYTNAKLGVAHRTQGDDSTDLRPLFDTILTEIPGAEGADDALPQFLVTNLDYDSYVGQIAIGRLMNGILEMNKSYSLCGEKTVTTGVRFSALYTFVGLKKVAVEKVEAGDIVAFAGLSNLNIGDTISDLLDPQPLPRIKVDEPTVSMIFYVNNGPFAGREGKYLTSRHIRERLEREILRNVALRVKPTDRADAFEVCGRGELQMAILIETMRREGYEFLVSRPRVITKEEGDKVMEPVERLFLDIPEAYVGILTEKLAVRKGRMANLINKGSGRINMDFIIPARGLIGFRSHFLTDTKGAGVMNTLFEGYEPWFGPIPQRVTGALVADRNGKVTAYASHAMADRGELMVAPGTEVYGGMVVGERNRSTDLNVNIVKEKKLTNMRASTSDATVILRPHRVLSLDQYIEFIAEDELVEVTPGSLRLRKKDLDANVRMATYREGKYA, encoded by the coding sequence ATGCGTAAGGAAAAGATCAGGAATATCGCCATTATTTCACACGTTGACCACGGCAAGACAACGCTCGTGGACGGCATGCTTAGACAGACCGGTACCTTCAACGACCATCAGGTGATAGAGGACCGCGTCATGGATTCGATGGATCTGGAAAAAGAGCGCGGCATTACGATCATGGCCAAGAATACGGCCATCCGCTACGGAGATATTAAAATCAATATCGTAGACACGCCGGGCCACGCCGATTTTGGCGGGGAAGTGGAACGCAGCCTGAATATGGTGGACGGAGCGATCCTGCTCGTTGATGCCAGCGAAGGCCCCCTGCCGCAGACGCGTTTCGTCCTCAAAAAGGCTCTGGCCAGGAAGATGCCCGTCATCCTCGTCATTAACAAGATTGACCGCGGCGATGCCCGGATCGAGGAGGTGATCAACGAGGTTTACGATCTCTTCATTGATCTCGACGCCACTGAGCAGCAGATCGAATTCCCCATCCTCTACACGAATGCCAAGCTGGGTGTGGCCCACCGGACGCAGGGCGATGATTCCACTGATCTGCGGCCGCTCTTCGACACCATTCTTACGGAGATTCCTGGCGCGGAAGGCGCCGACGACGCCCTGCCGCAGTTTCTCGTCACGAACCTCGATTACGATTCCTATGTGGGTCAGATCGCCATCGGCCGCCTGATGAACGGCATCCTGGAAATGAACAAATCTTACAGCCTCTGCGGCGAAAAGACCGTCACAACGGGGGTGAGGTTTTCGGCCCTCTACACCTTTGTAGGGCTCAAGAAGGTTGCTGTGGAGAAGGTCGAGGCGGGAGATATCGTCGCCTTTGCCGGGCTGAGCAACCTGAACATTGGTGATACGATCTCCGACCTTCTTGATCCCCAGCCCCTGCCGCGGATCAAGGTTGACGAACCGACGGTCTCGATGATCTTCTACGTCAACAACGGCCCCTTTGCCGGCCGGGAAGGCAAGTACCTCACCTCCCGCCATATTCGGGAACGGCTGGAGCGGGAAATCCTGCGGAACGTGGCCCTCCGGGTGAAACCGACCGACCGGGCCGATGCCTTTGAGGTCTGCGGACGCGGGGAGCTGCAGATGGCGATCCTTATCGAAACGATGCGCCGGGAGGGCTATGAATTCCTGGTCTCCCGGCCCCGGGTGATCACGAAGGAAGAGGGCGACAAGGTCATGGAGCCGGTGGAACGTCTCTTTCTGGATATACCGGAGGCGTACGTGGGGATTCTCACAGAAAAACTCGCCGTGCGCAAAGGGCGGATGGCTAACCTGATCAACAAGGGAAGCGGCCGGATCAATATGGACTTTATCATCCCGGCGCGCGGCCTCATCGGCTTTCGGAGCCACTTCCTGACGGACACGAAAGGCGCCGGGGTGATGAATACACTGTTCGAGGGCTACGAGCCATGGTTCGGCCCGATTCCGCAGCGGGTCACAGGCGCCTTGGTGGCGGATCGGAACGGCAAGGTTACCGCCTATGCCAGCCATGCGATGGCGGACCGCGGGGAGCTCATGGTGGCGCCCGGAACGGAAGTTTACGGCGGCATGGTCGTCGGAGAACGTAACCGCTCCACTGATCTGAACGTCAATATCGTCAAGGAGAAAAAACTAACTAATATGCGGGCTTCCACCTCCGATGCCACGGTGATTCTCCGTCCACACCGGGTCCTGTCCCTGGACCAGTACATAGAATTCATCGCCGAGGACGAACTCGTCGAGGTAACCCCGGGCAGCCTCCGCCTGCGCAAGAAGGATCTGGACGCCAATGTCCGCATGGCCACCTACCGGGAAGGAAAGTACGCATAA
- a CDS encoding MFS transporter, producing the protein MKKLHYAWVIAFTGTLVTILAHGFGRMSYSVILPSMKDGLALSYTQLGSIATGNFIGYLCLAIIGGFLAARFGVRRVVFISLLVIGVSLFLTGFADSFLYAFFMRLITGTGNGGSYVPIMALPAAWFVMEKRGLATGIVSGGIGAGLFFSGIVLPPVIAAFGQEGWRYAWFLLGITVFILAFVCYAFLRNNPAEKGLSIYGGEEAQKGGPKVTLFSAFKDVVVEPEIWKLGCVYFMYGFSYVIYLTFFVAYLTKEMGVAPVAAGRIFAVLGVLSIFCGVIYGWISDVIGRRYGSMVAYLTLMLAYLILAFWKDYTGFYVSAVIFGIAAFSIPTIMAAASGDAVGGRLAPAGLGFITLFFGIGQALGPAIGGYMKDATGTFTNAFILSAIVSLAGALGSLILKKKT; encoded by the coding sequence ATGAAAAAGTTGCATTATGCGTGGGTTATTGCCTTTACCGGGACACTTGTGACAATCCTCGCCCATGGCTTCGGGAGGATGTCATACTCTGTAATATTGCCATCTATGAAGGATGGTCTGGCGCTGAGTTATACACAGTTAGGCTCGATTGCCACGGGTAACTTCATAGGGTATCTCTGCCTCGCCATCATCGGAGGTTTTCTTGCCGCCCGTTTCGGGGTAAGGAGAGTTGTCTTCATATCTCTTTTGGTCATAGGTGTAAGCCTTTTTCTGACCGGGTTTGCCGATTCTTTCCTTTACGCATTTTTTATGAGACTCATCACCGGAACAGGAAATGGGGGGAGTTATGTTCCCATTATGGCGCTCCCTGCCGCCTGGTTTGTTATGGAAAAAAGAGGCCTAGCAACCGGCATAGTATCCGGCGGCATTGGAGCCGGACTCTTTTTTTCCGGGATCGTTCTCCCGCCTGTCATAGCGGCCTTCGGGCAGGAAGGATGGAGATATGCGTGGTTTTTGCTGGGAATTACCGTATTTATTCTTGCCTTCGTCTGTTATGCGTTTTTAAGAAATAACCCGGCAGAAAAAGGCCTGTCTATTTACGGCGGAGAAGAGGCGCAGAAAGGCGGACCAAAGGTTACCCTGTTTTCGGCATTCAAAGATGTAGTTGTAGAACCGGAGATATGGAAGCTGGGGTGTGTTTATTTCATGTACGGGTTTTCCTATGTCATTTACCTCACATTTTTTGTCGCCTACCTGACGAAAGAAATGGGCGTAGCTCCTGTTGCCGCGGGCAGGATATTTGCCGTACTCGGCGTCTTGAGTATTTTCTGCGGTGTCATTTATGGCTGGATATCAGATGTCATCGGGAGGAGATACGGTTCCATGGTCGCCTATCTCACCCTCATGCTCGCTTACCTCATCTTGGCCTTCTGGAAGGACTATACGGGTTTTTATGTGTCTGCCGTAATATTCGGTATCGCTGCTTTCTCAATACCCACAATTATGGCCGCGGCCTCCGGCGATGCGGTAGGCGGCAGACTGGCGCCGGCCGGCCTCGGCTTTATCACCCTCTTTTTTGGGATAGGCCAGGCGTTAGGGCCGGCAATAGGCGGATATATGAAGGATGCAACGGGTACTTTCACCAATGCCTTTATCCTTTCTGCAATAGTCTCCCTTGCAGGCGCACTGGGCTCTCTGATTCTGAAGAAAAAGACATAG
- a CDS encoding TRAP transporter large permease subunit: MKKEAWFGIAIMALVLVGVLWFMPPFAQWTNGHLGLLMLAMIVIAIMLGFPTAFTLMGMGSMFAFFAYYSENPSTAMGHTYDLVAQRAYAVMNNDVLISIPLFVFMGYLVERANLIGRLFKSLHLATSRIPGSLAVATVITCAIFATATGIIGACVTLMGLLAFPAMLKAGYSVRLSAGVVTAGGTLGILIPPSVLLILYGATAGVSVVQLYAGAFLPGFMLTGLYLGYIIISAKLKPSIAPPLSEEDACVFLPKFAEVICTTKSNNVLVGLISAIKGKRNADVPMKTLINHMIIAILPALAAVLIILVVYLWTTAPSLVDTAGLQEMGGETLSAMEQSADTGNLQQPQASSLQEPPAEGGLQEPPTEGGLQEPPVESNQAVQAVVPAETPKPAVEVKPAAPAAQPAVQVAPPRNPPPLVFWITFGIIGAGTVIFYVIFTFARLEIFKMLLGSFFPLALIILGVLGTIVVGLATPTEAAAMGSFGGFVLAAAYKQLNFTVVKESVYLTAKTSAMVCWLFIGSSIFAAAFALLGGQEIINNWVKSMEMTPTQFMLLAQVIIFLLGWPLEWTEIIVIFMPIFIPLLAHFNIDPLFFGLLVALNLQTAFLSPPVAMAAFYLKGVAPPHVTLNQIFIGMLPFMVIQCLAILLLYLFPQIGLWVPSLVYK; the protein is encoded by the coding sequence ATGAAAAAGGAAGCTTGGTTTGGAATAGCTATCATGGCCCTGGTGCTGGTCGGGGTGCTCTGGTTCATGCCGCCGTTCGCCCAGTGGACCAACGGCCACCTCGGCCTCCTGATGCTGGCGATGATCGTAATTGCCATCATGCTCGGCTTTCCCACCGCCTTCACCCTCATGGGAATGGGATCAATGTTTGCTTTTTTCGCCTATTACAGCGAAAATCCGAGCACAGCAATGGGACACACGTACGATCTGGTGGCGCAGCGGGCCTACGCCGTCATGAACAACGACGTTCTTATCTCTATTCCGTTGTTCGTCTTCATGGGGTACCTCGTCGAACGGGCCAACCTGATCGGCCGGCTCTTCAAGAGCCTTCACCTGGCTACCTCCCGGATACCGGGATCGCTCGCCGTAGCGACGGTCATCACCTGCGCGATCTTCGCCACCGCCACGGGAATCATCGGGGCCTGCGTGACGCTGATGGGCCTCCTCGCCTTTCCGGCCATGCTCAAGGCCGGATACAGCGTGCGTCTCTCGGCCGGCGTCGTAACAGCCGGCGGAACCCTCGGCATCCTGATCCCACCGTCGGTTCTTTTGATCCTCTACGGCGCGACTGCAGGTGTATCGGTCGTCCAGCTTTACGCCGGGGCGTTTTTGCCCGGCTTCATGCTGACGGGTCTCTATCTCGGCTACATCATTATCTCCGCCAAGCTCAAACCAAGCATCGCCCCGCCTCTCTCCGAGGAGGACGCGTGCGTGTTCCTGCCCAAGTTCGCAGAGGTGATCTGCACGACGAAGAGCAACAACGTTCTGGTGGGGCTTATCAGTGCAATCAAGGGGAAGCGCAACGCCGACGTTCCGATGAAGACGCTTATTAATCATATGATTATCGCGATCCTTCCGGCGCTCGCCGCAGTGTTGATCATTCTGGTAGTCTACCTTTGGACGACGGCTCCTTCGCTGGTTGATACAGCAGGTCTCCAGGAGATGGGAGGGGAGACGCTATCAGCTATGGAACAGTCTGCCGATACGGGCAACCTCCAGCAGCCGCAAGCCAGTAGCCTACAGGAACCTCCGGCCGAAGGCGGCCTGCAAGAACCCCCAACGGAGGGCGGACTGCAGGAACCACCGGTAGAGTCCAACCAGGCAGTACAGGCTGTTGTCCCGGCGGAGACTCCGAAACCAGCTGTTGAGGTAAAACCTGCGGCACCGGCGGCGCAGCCGGCGGTACAGGTTGCCCCGCCTCGCAATCCCCCGCCATTGGTGTTCTGGATTACTTTCGGCATTATCGGGGCCGGGACGGTGATCTTCTATGTGATCTTCACCTTTGCCCGGCTCGAGATCTTCAAGATGCTTCTCGGATCGTTCTTCCCGCTGGCCCTGATCATTCTCGGGGTCCTCGGAACGATCGTCGTGGGGCTCGCCACCCCGACCGAAGCGGCGGCGATGGGATCCTTCGGCGGTTTCGTTCTGGCGGCGGCCTACAAGCAGCTCAATTTCACCGTCGTTAAGGAGTCGGTTTACCTCACCGCGAAGACCTCGGCCATGGTCTGCTGGCTCTTCATCGGTTCGAGCATCTTCGCGGCGGCCTTCGCGCTCTTAGGCGGGCAGGAGATCATCAACAACTGGGTGAAATCCATGGAAATGACGCCGACCCAGTTCATGCTGCTGGCGCAGGTGATCATCTTTCTCCTGGGATGGCCGCTGGAGTGGACCGAGATCATCGTCATCTTCATGCCGATCTTCATCCCGCTTTTGGCGCACTTCAACATTGATCCGCTTTTTTTCGGTTTGCTTGTGGCCCTGAACCTCCAGACGGCCTTCCTCTCGCCGCCGGTGGCAATGGCTGCATTTTACCTGAAGGGAGTGGCGCCGCCGCACGTGACGCTGAACCAGATCTTCATCGGGATGCTGCCGTTCATGGTAATCCAGTGTTTAGCCATATTATTGCTCTACCTTTTCCCGCAGATCGGTCTGTGGGTGCCGTCTCTGGTGTACAAATGA